DNA sequence from the Janibacter sp. CX7 genome:
ACGACGAAGACCCAGGCGAAGCCGATCGTCTCGGCCACCCACGACCCGAGCGGCAGGAGGACGACCTGCGGCCCGGCGACGGCCAGCCCGTAGGCGCCCACGGCCTTGCCGCGGGTCTTGGGGGTCGACAGCTCGGCGACGGCCGCGCTGCCGGTGACGGTGAGGATGCCGAAGCCGACGCCGCGCACGGCGGACAGGGCCAGGACCGCCCACAGCTCGTCGCTGGTGATCAGGCCCAGGGACGGGGCGCCGAGCAGCACCAGCCCGGCGGCCAGGGTCGGCCCCCAGCCGAAGCGCCGCAGCAGCGCCGGGACGGTGAACTGGGTCAGGACGGTGACGAGCAGCAGCACGCCGTTGACGAGACCGGCGCCCCCTTCGTCCGCACCACCGCGCACGACCCACAGGGGCACGACGGGCATGAGGACGGAAAATCCGCTGAAGCCGAGGAAGGTCGCCGCCAGCAGCGCGGGCATCCCCCGCGCGGTCCACACACTGCTCACTGGCAGCAGTCTCTCACCCCCACCGGTCCCTGAGGAGGCCGCCCGCGGCCGTCTCGAAGGGCCGGACCCACTCACCCCTCGCGCATGCTCCCCGTCTCGAGGAAGCGCTCGTGCCAGGCCAGCGCCTCGCCGAGCAGGTGCGGCGTGTGCACGGCGCCCGGCCGCGCCGCCTGCGCCCGCTCGAGGTAGTCGTGCAGCGCCGGACGGAAGGTCGGGTCGGCGCAGTGCTCGATGATCCGCGGCGCCCGCTTGCGCGGGGAGAGCCCCCGCAGGTCGGCCAGCCCGTGCTCGCTGACGATGACCTGCACGTCGTGCTCGGTGTGGTCGACGTGGCTGACCATCGGGACGATGGCGGACACCTTCCCGCCCTTCGCCGTGGACGGGGTGAGGAAGAAGTTGAGGAAGGCATTGCGGGTGAAGTCGCCGCTGCCGCCGATGCCGTTCATGATCTGGCTGCCGGCGATGTGGGTGGAGTTGACGTTGCCGTAGATGTCGGCCTCGATCATGCCGTTCATCGCGATGACGCCGAGGCGCCGGACGAGCTCGGGGTGGTTGGAGATCTCCTCGCTGCGCAGCAGGATGCGCCCCTTGTACGCACTGATGTTGTCGAGGAAGCGCCGGACCCCGACGTCCGAGAGACCGAAGGATGTCGCCGACGCGGCCCGCACGGTCCCGCTGTCGAGGAGGTCGAGCAGTCCGTCCTGGAGCACCTCGGTGAAGGCGACGAGGTCGGTGAACTCGCTGCCGTCCAGCCCCGCGAGCACGGCGTTGGCGACGTTGCCGACCCCGGACTGCAACGGCAGGAGCGAAGGGGGGATCCGCCCGGCCTTCACCTCGTGCCGGAGGAAGTCGACGACGTGACCCGCGATCGCCCGCGAGGTCTCGTCGGGCGGGCTGAAGGGGGAGTTGCGGTCCGGTCGGTCGGTCTCGACGACGGCCACGACCTTGGCCGGGTCGACCCGCAGGTAGGGGTCGCCGATGCGCTGCATCGGGTCGGTCAGCTGGATCGGGCGACGGTGCGGCGGCAGCTGGGTGCCGTAGTAGACGTCGTGGAAGCCCTCGAACTCGCGCGGCTGCCAGTGGTTGACCTCGAGGATCACCCGGTCGGCCTGCTCGAGCCATGTCTTGTTGTTGCCCACCGAGCTGCTCGGCACGAGCAGGCCGTTGGGCAGCACTGCGGTGACCTCGACAACGGCGACGTCGAGGTTGCCGTAGAAACCGAACCACATGTGCTGGGCGGAGTGGCTCAGGTGCGCGTCGACGTAGTCCACCTCGCCGGAGTTGATGAGGCGACGCATCGTCGGGTCCGAGTTGTACGGCAGGCGGGAGGAGACCCCCTTCGCCTCGGCGAGGACACCGTCGGCGTCGGGTGCGGTGGACGCACCGGTCCACAGCCCGATGCGGAAGTCCTCACCACGTGCGTGGGCCGCGACCATCCGGTCGTGCAGCGCCGTCGGCAGCGCCTTGGGGTAGCCGGCGCCGGTGAAGCCGCTCATCCCGACGTTGTCGCCGGGGCGGATGTGCTCGACCGCGCTCTCCGCTGTCGTGACGCGCGTGCTCAGGAGCGGACAGGTGATGCGGGACATGGCGTCATCCTGTCAGGGCCGGGTCACGACCCCTTCGGCCAGGAGTCGTCGACGGCGCGGCCGCCCTCGACGACGGGCTCGTCGGCGGGTGCCTCGTGCGACCACGAGTCCCGGGGTCGGTAGCCGAGCTCGAGCGTCGTGTTGGTCATCGACCAGCGGCGATTGAGGTTGTCGGAGATCGCGTAGTAGATGCCGAAGCCGATGTCCGCCTCGATCGCGCAGCGCACGACCTGTGCGGCGTCGTCCTCGCTCAGCCACATGGCATGGAGGAGATCGGTGTCGACGAGGGTCGGGTCACCGCAGACCCAGCCGATCCGCAACGCGATGAAGGACAGCCCGTGCTCGTCGAAGTAGTACCGGCCGAGCGTCTCGCCGAAGACCTTGGACACCCCGTAGAGCGAGTCGGCACGCGGGAGCGTGCCAGGGTAGACCGGCCACTGCTCGAGCCGGTCGTACATGCCCATCGCGTGATTGGACGAGGCGAAGACGACCCGTGCCACCCCGGCCAGGTGGACGACGGTGTCGATGCCGTCCATGGCTGCCAGGACCGCGTCGTAGTCGACCAGGTCGGCCCCGCGGACCACCGGGTCGGCGCCCGGGTCGGGTTCGCGTGCGTGCCCGACGAGGTCGTAGTCGTCGTGCAGGCGCTGGGTCAGGATCGTGCCGACCCCGCCCGTCGAACCGGTGATGAGGACACGTCGCTTCGTCATCCCCCCACTCTGCTGCGTGAGGGCGGTTCGTCAACAGGGCTGGCGCTCGGCGAGGACGGGTCATCGTGCAGCGGTGACCCGTCCTGCGGTGACCTGGCCGAGGGACGCCATGAGAGGCTCGACGCATTCACAGTCCACCCACGGGAGGCCGCCGTGACCAACCCGGTCAAGGAGCTGCGGGACTTCGCTGCCGCCGCGCTCGTCGAGCCGGTACCGCGTGACCACAGTGAACCCGACGCGCTCTTCCGTCGGCGACGCGTCATCGCCGGGGTCACGCTCGTCGTCGGCACGGTCGTGCTCGGTCTGACGATCCGGATCCCGCCCGGCGACGACCTCTTCTACCTCGGGGGTCTCGTGCTCGCCGCGGTCTGGGCCGTGGGTGGACTGATCGCCGGTTCGCTGCACTTGGGCTGGGCGCACTCCCGCGACGGTCGGCTCGTGCGACCCGTCGTCCAACCCGTCGCCCTCGCCGCCCTGGCCATCGCCATCTTCCTCGCCGGCGCGGTCGTCGTCGGCAGGGTGCCGTGGCTGGCCGGCCCGGTCGACGCCGTGCTCGACCACGCGCGCTACGGCACGCTCGGTCTCATCTGGGCGATCACCGTCCTGACGGGCATCGGGGAGGAGCTGTACTTCCGCGGGGCCCTCTACGCCGCCATCGGGCGACGCCACCCGATCGCCGTCACGACCGTCGTCTACGCCGCCGCCACCGCCCTGACCGGCAACCTGATGCTGGCCTTCGCGGCCGTGCTGCTGGGGGTGCTCACCGGTGCCCAGCGCCGGGTCACCGGTGGCGTCCTCGCGCCGATCATCACCCACATCCTGTGGTCCAGCGCCATGCTCCTGCTCCTCCCACCCCTTCTCGACGTCGTCAGGTGATCACATGACCCCTACCCCCTCCGCCGTCTCGTCCTCCCGCGGGACCGTCCTGGTCACGGGCGCCACCGGCTACATCGGCGGCCTGCTCGTGCCCGAGCTCCTCGATGCCGGCTGGAACGTGCGCGCACTGAGCCGCTCGGCCCAGCGCCTGGACTCCCAGCCGTGGGCCGACCGGATCGAGATCGTCGAGGGCGATGTCACCTCCGGGCAGGACCTGCGCACGGCGCTGCGCGGTGTCGACGTCGCCTACTACCTCGTGCACTCGATGGACGGAGGCGGGGACCTGGCCCGGCGGGACCGTGAGCTCGCGCAGGGCTTCGCGGCGGCGGCGTCCGCGGAAGGGGTCGGCCGCATCGTCTACCTCGGCGGGCTGCACCCCGAGGGCGTCGAGCTCTCGGTCCACCTCGCCTCGCGTGTCGAGGTCGGTCAGGTCCTCCTCGACAGTCCGGTCCCGACCGCGGTGCTGCAGGCCGCGGTAATCCTCGGCGACGGGTCGGCATCCTTCGACATGCTGCGCTACCTCACCGAGCGGTTGCCAGTCATGGTCGCCCCTCGGTGGCTGCGCAACCGGATCCAGCCGATCGCGGTCGACGACGCCCTGCACTATCTGGTCGGGGCCGCGAGCCTGCCCCAGGACGTCAACCGCACCTTCGACATCGGCGGGCCCGAGGTGATGACCTACGAGCAGATGATCCAGCGCTTCGCCGCGGTCACCGGGTTGCGCCGGCGGGTCATCCTGCCCGTGCCCGTGCTCACCCCGTGGCTGGCCAGCCACTGGGTCGGGATCATCACCCCGGTGGAGGCCGGAGTCGCCAAGCCTCTCGTCGGCAGCCTCGTCCACGAGGTCGTGCGTCGCGAGTGGGACCTGGACGAGTACGCCGGACAGCCCGAGCGCGGTCTGCTCGGGTTCGACGAGGCGGTCACTGCGGCGATGCGTGGCGTCGAGCCGGACCACGTGCTGCGCAACGCGCTCACCGCGGCGGCCGGCGCCATCGGTCTCGGCGTCCTCACGGCCGCGTTCGTCCGCCGCAGCCGGTCGGCCGAGGAGTCGCGGCCCCGTGCCGGTGGTCCCCGGCGACGCCGGCGACGCCGGCGACCATCATGACCCCATGAGTACTGCGGCACAGACCCCCTTCGCCCTGGTCGACCGCGCCAAGGTGGAACGCAACATCGCGCGGTTGCGGGCCCACCTGGACGGTCTGGGCGTTCCCCTGAGGCCGCACGTGAAGACCACCAAGGCGCTCGAGCCGACCGCGATGCTCTTCGACGGTGGGACGGGGCCGATCACGGTCTCGACGCTGGCCGAGGCGGAGTTCTTCGCCGACGCCGGGTACACCGACATCCTCTACGCGGTCGGGATTGCGCCGAGCAAGCTCGAGCGCGTCGTGCGGTTGCGCCGGCGCGGCGTCGACCTGACCGTCCTGCTCGACACGCCGGCTCAGGCCCAGGCGGTGCTCGCCCACGCGGTCGAGCACGACGAGCGCATCCCGGTCCTGATCGAGATCGACGCCGACGGTCACCGCGGCGGGGTGCGCCCCGACGACCCGATGCTGCTCGAGATCGCCCGGTCCCTGGCCGACGGGGGCGCGCAGGTGCGCGGCGTGATGACCCACGCGGGCGAGTCCTATGGCGCGATCGGGCGGGCTGCGCAGGCACCGGCCGCCGAGGAGGAGCGGCGCGCGAGCGTCGAGGCGGCGCACCGGCTGCGCGCCGACGGCCACGCCGCGCCCGTGGTGAGCATCGGCTCGACCCCGACCGCTCACGCCGCGCAGGACCTCACCGGCGTCACCGAAGTGCGGGCCGGGGTCTTCGTCTTCTTCGACCTCGTCATGGCCGGCAACGGCGCGTGCCAGATCGACGACATCGCCCTGTCGGTCGTGGCGACGGTCATCGGCCGCGGACCCGACGACGCGTCCCTGCTCACCGCCGACCTCGTCCTGGGGCAGGCCCGGCCCGATCCCCGCGACCTCGACGAGGCCACGTACCGGGAGTGGGCGCGCTTGCACCCCTCGACCCACCCGACGCGCCACGTGCACGGCGCGACCTCGGGGTGCGCTGGTCGGCCTTCGAGGCGGCGGGTGGGTTCCCGCCCGTGCCCGAGCACGAGGACGTGCTGCTCGTCGAGGCGGTGGTCGCCGCCGGCGCGAACGTGGCCGCGAGTCCGACGATCCTCACCTCGGGGCGACTGCGCGGCCGGGTCGCCGGTGGCTTCTCGGGGTACCTGCGCGACCTCGGCGCCAGGCTCGCCTGACCCCGCGAGCCCGCGGTGTCCGGCCTACGGGCGAAGGGGGGTCAGAGGGGGTCGGTGGGCGCCCCGCTCATGACATCCCCCTCGCGCGTGGTCCCGGCCGGGCCGGAGCTGTCCAGTGCCCGTTGCAGTGCCTCGCCGATCGGCACGTAGTCGTACCCCGGCTCCAGGAGCTCGTCGCGGACCGAGTAGTCCTCGCACACCATGTCGTGGCGCAGGCTCACGATGAGGTGGTTGACCTCGGTCGACTGCATCCCGGAGATCAGGGCACTGATCCGACCGACCACGGCGCTCGGCAGTCCCGGGACCTCGACCTGCACGCGCGGCAGGCGGGCGACCTGGGCGAAGAGCCGCAGCAGCTCCACGTACTCCAGGACGTCTTCACCGCCCACGTCGAAGTGGTCGTTCGGCGGCGGCTGGACGGTCAGTGCCCGGCGGACGAGGTGGAGGACATCCACGATGGCGATGGGCTGGACCTTGCTGTGCATCCAGGTCGGGACCGGGGTGAAGAGGGGGACGCGCTGGCTCAGTCGCCGCAACAGTTCGTAGGACGTGGATCCGGCCCCGATGATCATCGCGGCGCGCAGCACGACCGTGGGCACCGCGCAGTTGAGGAAGACCTGCTCGACCTCGTACCGCGAACGAAGGTGGGGGGAGAGCTGGCCGTCCGGGACCAGGCCCGACAGGTAGACGATCCGCTGCACACCGGCCTGCTCGCAGGCCGACGCCATCCGCTGGGCAGCCTGGCGATCCCTGCGCTCGAAGTCCTCGGACTCCATGGAGTGCACGAGGTAGATGACGGCGTCGACCCCGTCGACGGCGCTGGCGACGAGGTCGTCGTCCTCGATGTCGAACTCGCGGGTCTCGACCTCGTCGTCCCACGGGAACTTCTGCGTCCCCGAGCGGCTCGCCGCGACGACGGTGTGGCCGGCGGCGAGCAGCTCGGGCACGAGGCGGGAGCCGACGTATCCCGTCGCGCCGGTGACCAGGACCCGCAGGGCGCCGTCCTCGTCGGTGGCGTCCGTGGATGGGCGGGGCGATCTCACGGGAGGAGTCATGTGCGTGACAGTAGTGCTCGCGAAGGGCGTGGAGTCTGACCCGACTGGAGCCGCGTGGCTAGCATGTCCCCATGGTCGTCGGCCTGGGGAATGTCGTGCGTCTGGCAGCCTGCGCCGTGCTCTTGCTGCTTCTTGCCGCGTGCGGGAGCATCCCGCAGGACCCTGACGGAACGCTCGACCGGGTGCGTTCATCGGGCGAGATCCGGGTGGGTGTGTCGCACCACCCACCGTGGACCGACGTGACGACGAGCCCGCCCTCCGGCTCCGAGGTCGAGATCATCACGGGATGGGCCGAATCACTCGGTGCCA
Encoded proteins:
- a CDS encoding acetyl-CoA hydrolase/transferase family protein, whose translation is MSRITCPLLSTRVTTAESAVEHIRPGDNVGMSGFTGAGYPKALPTALHDRMVAAHARGEDFRIGLWTGASTAPDADGVLAEAKGVSSRLPYNSDPTMRRLINSGEVDYVDAHLSHSAQHMWFGFYGNLDVAVVEVTAVLPNGLLVPSSSVGNNKTWLEQADRVILEVNHWQPREFEGFHDVYYGTQLPPHRRPIQLTDPMQRIGDPYLRVDPAKVVAVVETDRPDRNSPFSPPDETSRAIAGHVVDFLRHEVKAGRIPPSLLPLQSGVGNVANAVLAGLDGSEFTDLVAFTEVLQDGLLDLLDSGTVRAASATSFGLSDVGVRRFLDNISAYKGRILLRSEEISNHPELVRRLGVIAMNGMIEADIYGNVNSTHIAGSQIMNGIGGSGDFTRNAFLNFFLTPSTAKGGKVSAIVPMVSHVDHTEHDVQVIVSEHGLADLRGLSPRKRAPRIIEHCADPTFRPALHDYLERAQAARPGAVHTPHLLGEALAWHERFLETGSMREG
- a CDS encoding NAD(P)-dependent oxidoreductase, with the translated sequence MTKRRVLITGSTGGVGTILTQRLHDDYDLVGHAREPDPGADPVVRGADLVDYDAVLAAMDGIDTVVHLAGVARVVFASSNHAMGMYDRLEQWPVYPGTLPRADSLYGVSKVFGETLGRYYFDEHGLSFIALRIGWVCGDPTLVDTDLLHAMWLSEDDAAQVVRCAIEADIGFGIYYAISDNLNRRWSMTNTTLELGYRPRDSWSHEAPADEPVVEGGRAVDDSWPKGS
- a CDS encoding CPBP family intramembrane glutamic endopeptidase → MTNPVKELRDFAAAALVEPVPRDHSEPDALFRRRRVIAGVTLVVGTVVLGLTIRIPPGDDLFYLGGLVLAAVWAVGGLIAGSLHLGWAHSRDGRLVRPVVQPVALAALAIAIFLAGAVVVGRVPWLAGPVDAVLDHARYGTLGLIWAITVLTGIGEELYFRGALYAAIGRRHPIAVTTVVYAAATALTGNLMLAFAAVLLGVLTGAQRRVTGGVLAPIITHILWSSAMLLLLPPLLDVVR
- a CDS encoding NAD(P)H-binding protein — protein: MTPTPSAVSSSRGTVLVTGATGYIGGLLVPELLDAGWNVRALSRSAQRLDSQPWADRIEIVEGDVTSGQDLRTALRGVDVAYYLVHSMDGGGDLARRDRELAQGFAAAASAEGVGRIVYLGGLHPEGVELSVHLASRVEVGQVLLDSPVPTAVLQAAVILGDGSASFDMLRYLTERLPVMVAPRWLRNRIQPIAVDDALHYLVGAASLPQDVNRTFDIGGPEVMTYEQMIQRFAAVTGLRRRVILPVPVLTPWLASHWVGIITPVEAGVAKPLVGSLVHEVVRREWDLDEYAGQPERGLLGFDEAVTAAMRGVEPDHVLRNALTAAAGAIGLGVLTAAFVRRSRSAEESRPRAGGPRRRRRRRRPS
- a CDS encoding alanine racemase translates to MSTAAQTPFALVDRAKVERNIARLRAHLDGLGVPLRPHVKTTKALEPTAMLFDGGTGPITVSTLAEAEFFADAGYTDILYAVGIAPSKLERVVRLRRRGVDLTVLLDTPAQAQAVLAHAVEHDERIPVLIEIDADGHRGGVRPDDPMLLEIARSLADGGAQVRGVMTHAGESYGAIGRAAQAPAAEEERRASVEAAHRLRADGHAAPVVSIGSTPTAHAAQDLTGVTEVRAGVFVFFDLVMAGNGACQIDDIALSVVATVIGRGPDDASLLTADLVLGQARPDPRDLDEATYREWARLHPSTHPTRHVHGATSGCAGRPSRRRVGSRPCPSTRTCCSSRRWSPPARTWPRVRRSSPRGDCAAGSPVASRGTCATSAPGSPDPASPRCPAYGRRGVRGGRWAPRS
- a CDS encoding NAD(P)H-binding protein; this translates as MTPPVRSPRPSTDATDEDGALRVLVTGATGYVGSRLVPELLAAGHTVVAASRSGTQKFPWDDEVETREFDIEDDDLVASAVDGVDAVIYLVHSMESEDFERRDRQAAQRMASACEQAGVQRIVYLSGLVPDGQLSPHLRSRYEVEQVFLNCAVPTVVLRAAMIIGAGSTSYELLRRLSQRVPLFTPVPTWMHSKVQPIAIVDVLHLVRRALTVQPPPNDHFDVGGEDVLEYVELLRLFAQVARLPRVQVEVPGLPSAVVGRISALISGMQSTEVNHLIVSLRHDMVCEDYSVRDELLEPGYDYVPIGEALQRALDSSGPAGTTREGDVMSGAPTDPL